One segment of Mycobacterium spongiae DNA contains the following:
- a CDS encoding amino acid deaminase/aldolase — MHEVAGREQRSDEPVRLDAPGRLKRYEDAFADHEAPFAFVDLDAMWSNAEHMRKRAGDKPIRVASKSLRCRPLLREILDASERFEGLMTFTLRETLWLAGHGFTNLLLAYPTTDRVALRELGAITAENPEGAPVVMVDSVEHLDIIESATDRPVRLCLDLDAGYWRAGGRVKIGPKRSPLHTPEQARALAVEISRRPALKLVALMSYEGHIAGFGDQVAGKRAQNAVVGWMQRKSFAELRERRARAVELVREVADLTIVNAGGTGDLQLVAQEPAITEATAGSGFYAPTLFDSYSTFTLQPAAMFALPICRRPNEKTVTALGGGYLASGVGAKDRMPTPYLPTGLKLDPIEGTGEVQTPLSGDGIRHLAIGDRVYFRHTKAGELCERFDRLHLVQGATIIDTVPTYRGEGQTFL; from the coding sequence GTGCACGAGGTGGCGGGTCGCGAGCAACGTTCGGACGAGCCGGTGCGGCTGGATGCGCCGGGCCGGTTGAAACGCTATGAAGACGCGTTCGCCGACCATGAAGCGCCGTTCGCGTTCGTAGACCTCGACGCGATGTGGAGCAACGCCGAGCACATGCGCAAGCGTGCGGGCGACAAACCGATCCGCGTTGCCTCGAAATCGCTGCGTTGCCGGCCCCTACTGCGTGAAATCCTCGACGCCAGTGAGCGATTCGAAGGACTGATGACATTCACGCTGCGCGAGACGCTGTGGCTGGCGGGGCACGGCTTTACTAATCTCCTGCTTGCTTACCCGACCACCGACCGCGTCGCGCTGCGCGAGCTAGGCGCGATAACCGCCGAGAATCCAGAAGGGGCACCGGTCGTGATGGTCGACAGCGTCGAGCATCTCGACATCATCGAGAGCGCGACCGACCGGCCGGTGCGCTTGTGTCTCGATCTCGACGCCGGCTACTGGCGAGCCGGCGGGCGGGTGAAAATCGGTCCCAAGCGTTCGCCGCTACACACCCCTGAGCAGGCTCGCGCACTCGCGGTGGAGATCTCGCGGCGGCCCGCGCTGAAGCTGGTTGCGCTGATGTCCTACGAGGGCCATATCGCGGGATTCGGCGATCAGGTTGCCGGAAAGCGTGCGCAGAACGCTGTCGTGGGGTGGATGCAGCGCAAGTCGTTCGCGGAGTTACGTGAGCGCCGCGCCCGCGCTGTCGAACTCGTGCGCGAGGTGGCGGACCTGACGATCGTCAACGCCGGCGGAACCGGTGACTTGCAGCTGGTTGCCCAGGAACCGGCGATCACCGAGGCCACGGCCGGATCCGGCTTCTACGCGCCGACCCTGTTCGATTCGTATTCCACGTTCACGTTGCAGCCGGCCGCGATGTTCGCGCTGCCGATATGTCGCCGGCCCAACGAAAAAACCGTGACCGCGCTCGGCGGTGGCTACCTGGCCAGCGGGGTCGGTGCCAAGGATCGCATGCCGACCCCCTACCTGCCCACCGGGCTGAAACTCGACCCCATAGAAGGCACCGGTGAGGTGCAAACGCCGCTGTCCGGCGACGGGATCCGGCACTTGGCAATCGGTGATCGGGTCTACTTCCGCCACACGAAGGCCGGTGAATTGTGTGAGCGGTTCGACCGCCTGCACCTGGTTCAGGGCGCCACGATCATCGACACCGTCCCGACGTATCGCGGCGAGGGGCAGACCTTTCTGTGA
- a CDS encoding M28 family peptidase, whose protein sequence is MTAITPLPTELATLRDVVETLAPIERVAGAPGELEAASWIVERLRSAGAHNARIEEEEYFDGYPRLQVKLSAIGVAAGMAGLVSRRLRVPAALAGIAAGLAIADDCSNGPRVARKWTEKPGTTWNAVAEAGDLAGDRTVVVCAHHDAAHSGKFFETHIEEVLVEHIPGIVERVDTQLPNWWGPILAPALAGVGALRRSRGMMFAGTVGSALATALFADIARSPVVPGANDNLSAVAALVALAERLRERPVQGVRVLLVSLGAEEVLQGGIYGFMARHTPELDRDRTYFLNCDTVGSPELIMLEGEGTTIMEDYFHRPFRDLVARAAERADAPLRRGMRARNSTDAVLMSRARYPTACLVSINRHKSIPNYHQMSDIPEYLSYETVAHAVTVAESVIKELAR, encoded by the coding sequence ATGACCGCGATAACCCCGCTGCCGACTGAGCTCGCCACCCTGCGCGACGTCGTCGAGACGTTGGCGCCGATCGAACGCGTCGCCGGCGCGCCCGGCGAGCTGGAGGCAGCCAGCTGGATCGTGGAAAGGCTGCGCTCGGCGGGAGCCCACAATGCCCGCATCGAAGAGGAAGAATACTTCGATGGCTACCCGCGCCTGCAGGTCAAGCTGTCGGCGATCGGAGTGGCGGCAGGAATGGCGGGACTGGTCAGCCGGCGCTTGCGCGTCCCGGCTGCGTTGGCGGGCATTGCTGCGGGACTGGCGATCGCCGACGACTGCTCCAACGGGCCGCGCGTCGCACGAAAATGGACCGAGAAGCCCGGGACGACATGGAATGCGGTAGCCGAGGCCGGCGATCTGGCGGGCGACCGGACCGTCGTCGTGTGTGCTCACCACGACGCCGCGCACAGCGGCAAATTCTTCGAGACCCACATAGAGGAAGTTCTCGTTGAGCACATCCCGGGGATAGTCGAACGCGTCGACACCCAGCTGCCCAACTGGTGGGGGCCAATTCTGGCGCCAGCGCTCGCCGGGGTCGGTGCTCTGCGCCGGAGTCGCGGGATGATGTTCGCGGGAACGGTCGGTAGCGCCCTGGCGACCGCATTGTTCGCGGACATCGCACGTAGTCCGGTCGTTCCCGGTGCCAACGACAATCTTTCCGCGGTCGCCGCGCTGGTAGCTCTGGCCGAGCGGCTGCGCGAGCGACCCGTGCAGGGCGTGCGCGTCCTGCTCGTGTCTCTTGGCGCCGAGGAAGTGTTGCAGGGTGGGATCTATGGCTTCATGGCACGCCATACGCCGGAGCTCGACCGCGACCGAACGTACTTTCTGAACTGCGACACGGTCGGCTCACCCGAGCTCATCATGCTCGAGGGTGAGGGCACGACGATCATGGAAGACTACTTCCATCGTCCGTTCCGCGACCTGGTTGCACGCGCCGCCGAGCGCGCTGACGCGCCGCTGCGTCGGGGCATGCGAGCCCGCAATAGCACCGATGCAGTGCTGATGAGCCGTGCCCGCTACCCGACCGCATGCCTGGTATCGATCAACCGCCACAAGTCAATACCGAACTACCATCAAATGTCCGACATACCCGAGTATCTGAGCTACGAGACGGTGGCCCATGCGGTCACCGTCGCTGAATCTGTCATTAAGGAGTTGGCGCGATGA
- a CDS encoding D-arabinono-1,4-lactone oxidase gives MSPVWTNWPGEQICSPSAIVRPTTEDELADVIARAAQRGERVRAVGSGHSFTDCACTDGVMIDMTGLQRLVDADSASCRVTVEGGAKLRALGPLLAERGLGLENQGDVDPQSITGATATATHGTGARFQNVSANIESLRLVTASGDILTLSEGDDYLAARVAIGSLGVISQVTLRVVPLYTLHRHDEKRSMAETLDRLDEFVDGNDHFEFFVFPYADEALTRIMRRSDEAPKPTPKWKRTIGEDFENAGLSLICQTGRRFGGMAPRLNRLMTSLMSSSDVQDRAYKVFATQRKVRFTEMEYAIPREHGREAVQRVIDLVRRRDLPVMFPLEVRFSAPDDALLSTAHGRDTCYIAVHQYTGMEFETYFRAVEEIMDEYAGRPHWGKRHYQTAATLRERYPHWDRFAAVRDRLDPDRVFRNDYTRRVLGD, from the coding sequence ATGAGCCCTGTGTGGACCAATTGGCCCGGTGAGCAGATCTGCTCACCGTCGGCGATCGTTCGGCCAACCACTGAGGACGAACTCGCCGACGTCATCGCCCGGGCCGCGCAGCGAGGTGAACGCGTCCGCGCGGTCGGTAGCGGGCACTCGTTCACCGACTGTGCCTGCACCGACGGAGTGATGATCGACATGACTGGCTTGCAGCGCCTTGTCGACGCCGACTCGGCTAGTTGTCGGGTGACAGTCGAGGGCGGCGCGAAACTGCGGGCGCTGGGACCCCTGCTGGCAGAGCGCGGGCTGGGGCTGGAAAACCAGGGTGACGTCGATCCGCAATCGATCACGGGCGCGACCGCGACCGCCACGCACGGAACGGGCGCACGCTTTCAGAACGTGTCGGCGAATATCGAATCGCTGCGGCTGGTGACCGCGAGCGGGGACATCCTGACGTTGTCGGAGGGCGACGACTATCTGGCAGCTCGGGTGGCCATTGGTTCCCTCGGGGTGATCTCGCAGGTCACTCTGCGGGTGGTGCCGTTGTATACCCTGCATCGCCATGACGAGAAACGCTCGATGGCGGAAACCCTGGACCGCCTTGACGAGTTCGTCGACGGCAACGACCATTTCGAATTCTTTGTATTCCCTTATGCGGATGAGGCTTTGACCCGGATCATGCGCCGCAGCGACGAGGCGCCCAAGCCCACGCCGAAATGGAAGCGCACCATCGGCGAGGACTTCGAAAACGCCGGGTTGAGTCTGATCTGCCAGACCGGCCGGCGCTTCGGAGGAATGGCCCCGCGACTGAACCGCCTCATGACGAGCTTGATGTCGTCGTCGGACGTGCAAGACCGCGCCTACAAAGTCTTTGCGACCCAACGCAAGGTCCGGTTCACCGAGATGGAGTACGCCATCCCGCGCGAGCATGGACGCGAGGCTGTGCAGCGGGTCATCGACCTTGTCCGCCGGCGTGATCTGCCGGTCATGTTCCCGCTCGAGGTGCGGTTCTCGGCTCCCGACGACGCGTTGCTGTCCACCGCCCACGGCCGGGACACCTGCTACATCGCCGTTCACCAGTACACCGGGATGGAGTTCGAGACCTACTTCCGCGCTGTCGAAGAAATCATGGACGAGTACGCGGGGCGGCCGCATTGGGGCAAACGCCATTATCAGACCGCTGCCACGCTCCGCGAGCGCTACCCACACTGGGATCGCTTCGCCGCGGTTCGCGATCGTCTCGATCCAGACCGCGTCTTTCGCAACGACTACACGCGCCGGGTCCTCGGCGACTGA